In a genomic window of Cytobacillus sp. FSL H8-0458:
- a CDS encoding chemotaxis protein CheW, with product MIENNKAVVFRAGNEEYATPVPFVISIEKMEGITPIPHLPGYVRGIVKVRGELIPVVDFEEILYSRKLADSDSARMIVLQTDELSFAVLVNEAKEILDIPEGCLKQPGLIAYQKTNYFIGVANIDNRLITIIDPLKLVESLEGIREIKEYMKTQHTTA from the coding sequence ATGATTGAAAATAATAAAGCTGTCGTTTTCAGGGCAGGAAATGAGGAATATGCTACACCGGTTCCTTTTGTTATATCCATTGAGAAAATGGAAGGCATTACACCGATTCCTCATTTGCCCGGCTATGTAAGAGGAATTGTTAAAGTCAGGGGAGAGCTTATTCCTGTTGTGGATTTTGAAGAAATTCTCTACAGCCGGAAACTTGCTGATAGTGACTCCGCAAGAATGATCGTGCTGCAGACAGACGAGCTATCATTCGCCGTCCTTGTAAATGAAGCCAAGGAAATTCTCGATATTCCAGAAGGCTGCCTGAAACAGCCAGGTCTGATTGCCTATCAAAAAACCAATTATTTTATAGGTGTGGCTAATATCGATAATAGGCTGATTACTATAATCGATCCTTTAAAGCTGGTGGAATCACTGGAGGGAATAAGAGAAATAAAAGAGTATATGAAAACACAGCATACAACTGCATAG
- a CDS encoding histidine phosphatase family protein — protein sequence MKTFYIVRHAKAEGQPFSAKLTERGREQALKLIDFFKGKEINRIYSSPFVRAIETIRPLAQSRNLDIIEESRLGERVLSSILFDDWQEKLKQSFSDFDLVFEGGESHSSGMKRASSLLDELIASNENHIVLVSHGNLSTLLLRHFDENAGFEHLMKMSNPDVFEIKVNGDDTVWKRIWNEK from the coding sequence TTGAAAACTTTCTATATCGTGCGCCATGCAAAGGCTGAGGGCCAGCCTTTCTCCGCCAAATTGACAGAAAGGGGAAGGGAACAGGCATTAAAATTAATTGATTTCTTTAAAGGCAAAGAAATTAATCGCATATACTCAAGCCCTTTTGTGAGGGCGATTGAAACAATCCGGCCGCTTGCACAGTCCAGAAATCTGGATATTATTGAGGAAAGCCGTTTGGGTGAAAGGGTGCTGAGCTCTATTCTTTTTGATGATTGGCAGGAAAAGCTTAAGCAAAGCTTTTCCGATTTTGATCTCGTTTTTGAAGGGGGAGAATCTCATTCATCAGGAATGAAACGAGCTTCTTCCCTGCTGGATGAATTAATCGCGTCCAATGAGAATCACATCGTTCTGGTCAGCCATGGCAATTTATCAACGCTGCTGCTTCGCCATTTCGATGAAAATGCAGGCTTTGAGCATCTGATGAAAATGAGTAACCCGGATGTTTTCGAGATAAAAGTAAATGGTGATGATACAGTATGGAAGCGGATTTGGAATGAAAAGTAA
- a CDS encoding M20/M25/M40 family metallo-hydrolase translates to MINEERLLNEFLELVQIDSETKYEAQIAKVLKKKFRDLGVEVYEDDTTAQTGHGAGNLICTLQGAKEGIDTIYFTSHMDTVVPGKGIKPSIKDGYVVTDGTTILGADDKAGLAVMLEIVKVLKEQNIAHGTIQFIITVGEESGLVGAKVLDPSLVKAKFGYALDSDGKVGNIIVAAPTQAKVKAAILGKTAHAGVAPEKGISAITMASKAISRMPLGRIDGETTANIGRFEGGQQTNIVCDHVDVLAEARSLIPEKMEQQVAKMKEAFESAAEEMGGKAEVDVQVMYPGFKFGEGDHVVEVARRAAAKIGRSSELLHSGGGSDANVIAGFGIPTVNLAVGYEEIHTTNERMPIEELNKLAEMVIAIIEEVSA, encoded by the coding sequence ATGATTAATGAGGAACGCTTATTAAACGAATTTCTGGAACTGGTGCAAATTGATTCTGAAACAAAGTATGAAGCTCAAATTGCCAAAGTGCTGAAGAAAAAATTCAGGGATCTCGGGGTTGAGGTGTACGAAGACGATACGACTGCACAGACCGGACACGGTGCAGGCAACCTCATCTGCACTCTTCAGGGAGCGAAAGAAGGAATTGATACCATTTATTTCACTTCACACATGGATACAGTTGTTCCTGGAAAAGGAATTAAACCTTCCATCAAGGACGGCTATGTTGTAACCGATGGCACAACGATCCTGGGGGCAGACGACAAGGCAGGACTTGCCGTTATGCTGGAAATTGTTAAAGTCCTGAAAGAGCAGAATATCGCTCATGGGACTATTCAGTTCATTATAACAGTTGGTGAGGAATCGGGACTGGTTGGAGCTAAAGTTCTTGATCCTTCACTTGTTAAAGCGAAGTTTGGCTATGCATTGGACAGTGACGGCAAAGTCGGAAATATTATCGTTGCCGCTCCAACCCAGGCTAAAGTTAAAGCTGCTATTCTGGGAAAAACAGCTCATGCAGGTGTTGCTCCTGAGAAGGGCATTTCTGCCATCACGATGGCATCAAAAGCGATTTCAAGAATGCCGCTGGGCCGCATTGATGGAGAGACAACGGCTAATATCGGGCGTTTTGAAGGCGGACAGCAGACGAATATCGTATGTGACCATGTTGATGTATTAGCAGAAGCACGTTCATTAATTCCTGAAAAAATGGAACAGCAGGTAGCTAAAATGAAGGAAGCATTTGAAAGTGCTGCCGAAGAAATGGGCGGCAAAGCTGAAGTGGATGTTCAGGTTATGTACCCTGGCTTTAAATTTGGCGAAGGTGATCATGTCGTAGAAGTAGCACGCAGAGCGGCTGCAAAAATCGGCCGCAGCTCCGAGCTTCTTCACAGCGGCGGCGGAAGCGATGCAAACGTGATCGCCGGCTTTGGCATTCCTACAGTTAACCTTGCTGTCGGCTATGAAGAAATTCATACAACCAATGAGCGCATGCCTATTGAAGAATTAAATAAACTGGCTGAAATGGTCATTGCCATTATTGAAGAAGTTTCAGCTTAA
- the zwf gene encoding glucose-6-phosphate dehydrogenase encodes MIFGATGDLAKRKLFPSLYRLYKKGRLSDRFAVVGVARRPLSNDEFQASVKASVESAIKDNKELEDFISHFYYHSHDVTDSSSYLALKSMAEDLDTHYSLEGNRIFYLAMAPEFFGTIAEHLKADGLTDVNGFKRLVIEKPFGHDLESAKHLNKQIRKAFSESEIYRIDHYLGKEMVQNIEVIRFANAIFEPLWNNRYISNIQVTSSEVLGVEERGRYYEKSGALRDMVQNHMLQMVALLAMEPPIRLTTDEIRSEKVKVLRAMRPIEGDQVRDYFVRGQYGKGHLNGKEVPAYNQEPMVDEQSNTETYVAGKLMIDNFRWAGVPIYIRTGKRMAAKSTKIVIQFKDIPMNLYYQTEQTLNPNLLVIHIQPEEGITLYLNAQKSGQNIEATPVKLNFANKGIDDMNTPEAYERLLYDCMRGDATNFTHWDEVALSWSFVDKISDFWENTREEGFPNYESGSMGPKEADRLLEKDGFFWWPVTDLDVEQC; translated from the coding sequence ATGATATTTGGAGCAACAGGGGATTTGGCAAAGAGAAAATTGTTTCCCTCACTTTACCGCTTATACAAAAAGGGCAGGCTGTCTGATCGCTTTGCCGTAGTAGGGGTTGCCAGAAGGCCGCTATCAAATGATGAGTTTCAGGCAAGTGTTAAAGCCTCTGTTGAGTCCGCTATAAAAGATAACAAAGAACTTGAAGATTTTATTTCTCACTTTTACTATCATTCGCATGATGTGACAGATTCCAGTTCCTATTTGGCATTAAAGAGCATGGCGGAAGACTTGGATACTCACTATTCCCTTGAAGGCAACCGCATTTTTTACCTTGCCATGGCACCTGAGTTTTTCGGAACCATTGCAGAGCATTTAAAAGCAGATGGCCTGACAGATGTAAATGGGTTTAAGCGTCTTGTCATTGAAAAACCATTTGGGCATGATCTTGAATCAGCGAAGCATCTTAATAAGCAAATCCGAAAAGCTTTTTCAGAAAGTGAAATTTACCGGATTGATCACTACCTGGGGAAAGAGATGGTGCAAAACATTGAAGTGATCCGTTTTGCTAATGCTATATTTGAACCTTTATGGAACAATCGCTATATCTCAAATATCCAGGTTACATCGAGCGAAGTACTTGGTGTAGAAGAACGCGGCCGCTACTATGAAAAAAGCGGAGCTCTTCGTGACATGGTTCAAAACCATATGCTGCAAATGGTCGCCTTATTGGCAATGGAACCGCCAATCCGCCTGACAACAGATGAAATCAGATCTGAAAAAGTAAAAGTTTTAAGAGCCATGCGTCCAATTGAAGGCGATCAGGTGAGAGATTACTTTGTCCGCGGCCAGTACGGAAAAGGCCATTTAAATGGAAAAGAAGTACCAGCTTACAATCAAGAGCCGATGGTGGATGAACAATCAAACACCGAAACGTATGTAGCAGGCAAGCTGATGATTGACAATTTCCGCTGGGCAGGTGTGCCTATCTACATTCGTACAGGAAAAAGGATGGCTGCTAAATCAACGAAAATTGTTATCCAGTTCAAGGACATTCCGATGAACTTATATTATCAGACTGAGCAAACACTAAATCCGAACCTGCTGGTGATCCATATTCAGCCTGAAGAAGGCATTACCCTTTATTTAAATGCCCAAAAATCAGGCCAAAACATTGAAGCCACACCGGTAAAATTAAACTTTGCCAACAAAGGCATCGATGACATGAATACACCTGAAGCATATGAAAGGCTTTTATATGATTGCATGCGCGGTGACGCAACAAACTTTACACACTGGGATGAAGTGGCTCTTTCCTGGAGCTTTGTCGACAAGATTTCCGACTTTTGGGAAAACACAAGAGAAGAAGGCTTCCCTAATTACGAATCCGGTTCCATGGGTCCTAAAGAAGCAGACCGGCTGCTTGAAAAAGACGGTTTCTTCTGGTGGCCTGTAACTGACCTTGATGTGGAACAGTGTTAA
- a CDS encoding DNA polymerase IV → MKQMYPKNGRVILHVDMNSFYASVEMAYDPSLKGKPLAIAGNPEERRGIIVTCSYEARKFGVKTTMPLWEAKKLCPQLIIMKPNFERYRAASMGMFDILREYSSLVEPVSIDEGYVDITDSYEFGSPIEIAETIQKQVFQQLDLPCSIGVAPNKFLAKMASDMKKPMGITVLRKRDVPHILWPMEVEEMHGVGRKTGEKLRNLNITTIGELAKADEIILKAALGINGPRLKQKANGQDFRKVDPDSASEFKSVGNSTTLPRDVSNQRELLHVFEKLAAQVSSRLKRKKVMAVTLGITIRYKDRKTITRSRKLKNPIQQDEEIYQMAKELFIKHWNGNAVRLLGITGTDLVEPEQAVKQLDLFSFEKDARKEPLFQTMDLLRKKYGTKIIDNAGALSDMKLTSPKIGTDTSFNKDFLHGSPGRSDKKEKDDNS, encoded by the coding sequence ATGAAACAAATGTATCCAAAAAACGGGAGGGTTATCCTTCATGTTGATATGAATAGTTTTTATGCTTCGGTTGAGATGGCTTATGATCCGTCATTAAAGGGTAAGCCTTTAGCAATCGCAGGGAATCCGGAGGAGAGACGCGGTATTATTGTAACTTGCAGCTATGAGGCAAGGAAATTCGGGGTAAAAACCACCATGCCTCTATGGGAGGCTAAAAAGCTCTGTCCCCAGCTGATTATCATGAAGCCTAATTTTGAGAGATATCGTGCAGCTTCTATGGGAATGTTTGATATATTGCGCGAATATTCTTCTCTTGTTGAACCTGTATCGATTGATGAAGGATATGTGGACATAACAGACAGTTATGAGTTTGGGAGCCCCATAGAAATTGCCGAGACGATCCAAAAGCAGGTATTTCAGCAGCTCGATTTGCCCTGCAGCATAGGTGTTGCCCCTAATAAATTTTTAGCCAAGATGGCTTCTGACATGAAAAAACCTATGGGGATTACAGTTCTCAGAAAAAGGGATGTTCCGCATATCCTATGGCCGATGGAAGTGGAAGAAATGCACGGAGTCGGCAGAAAAACCGGAGAAAAACTGAGAAATCTTAACATCACCACAATTGGCGAATTAGCAAAAGCGGATGAAATTATCTTAAAAGCAGCGCTGGGCATCAATGGCCCGAGGCTGAAACAAAAGGCCAATGGCCAGGATTTTAGAAAAGTCGATCCGGACTCGGCATCTGAATTTAAAAGTGTAGGAAATTCGACCACACTGCCGAGGGATGTTTCAAATCAAAGAGAGCTGCTCCATGTATTTGAAAAGTTGGCTGCACAGGTTTCTTCCAGATTGAAACGGAAAAAGGTTATGGCGGTCACTCTCGGAATTACCATCAGGTATAAGGACAGAAAAACCATTACCAGAAGCCGCAAACTGAAGAATCCGATTCAGCAGGATGAAGAAATTTACCAAATGGCAAAAGAGCTTTTTATAAAACATTGGAATGGAAATGCAGTACGGCTTCTTGGCATTACAGGGACAGACCTTGTCGAACCCGAACAGGCGGTTAAGCAGCTGGATCTGTTCAGTTTTGAAAAAGATGCCAGAAAGGAGCCGTTATTTCAGACAATGGATCTTTTGCGCAAGAAATACGGCACTAAAATAATCGACAATGCGGGTGCACTTTCGGACATGAAATTGACCAGCCCCAAAATCGGCACTGACACCAGCTTTAATAAAGACTTTTTGCATGGCAGTCCAGGAAGAAGCGATAAAAAAGAAAAAGATGATAATTCATGA
- the rnz gene encoding ribonuclease Z, whose protein sequence is MDIFFLGTGAGIPAKLRNVSSMALKLLDERGSIWLFDCGEATQHQILHTSIKPRRIEKIFITHLHGDHIYGLPGLLSSRSFQGGDTEVTLYGPKGLKKFIEVSLSVSGTYLKYPLKVAEITEGIVLDEEDFKVEARMLEHGISSYGYRITEKDRPGTLLADKLAEAGIKPGPIYKKIKNGENIELEDGRILEAKNFLGPAQKGRIVTVLGDTRFCDAAIDLAADADLLIHEATFSGGEEKLAYDYFHSTTLQAAQVALEANARKLCLNHISSRYERQDWEQLVKESQTIFPNTVIAEDFKEIHIPLDEGEAN, encoded by the coding sequence ATGGACATTTTTTTTCTGGGAACGGGAGCAGGAATTCCGGCTAAACTGAGGAATGTATCTTCGATGGCTTTAAAGCTCCTGGATGAAAGAGGGAGCATATGGCTTTTTGACTGTGGCGAAGCGACCCAGCATCAAATTTTACATACAAGCATTAAACCGAGAAGAATTGAGAAAATCTTTATCACTCATCTTCATGGTGACCATATATATGGTCTGCCCGGCCTGCTTTCCAGCCGCTCTTTCCAGGGCGGTGATACAGAGGTTACTCTATATGGACCAAAAGGTTTGAAAAAATTTATTGAAGTTTCGCTATCTGTCAGCGGCACATACCTTAAGTATCCTTTAAAGGTAGCTGAAATCACTGAGGGTATTGTGCTTGATGAAGAAGATTTTAAGGTGGAAGCCCGCATGCTCGAACACGGAATATCCTCTTATGGTTACCGGATTACAGAAAAGGACCGTCCGGGCACATTGCTTGCGGACAAACTTGCTGAAGCGGGAATCAAACCGGGTCCGATATATAAGAAAATTAAGAATGGGGAAAACATAGAGCTTGAGGATGGAAGAATTCTCGAAGCAAAAAATTTCCTGGGGCCGGCTCAAAAGGGAAGAATTGTCACGGTGCTGGGAGATACCAGATTCTGCGATGCGGCAATAGATTTAGCAGCCGATGCTGACCTTTTAATACATGAGGCAACCTTCTCCGGGGGGGAAGAGAAGCTTGCATACGATTATTTTCATTCGACGACCCTGCAGGCTGCTCAGGTTGCCCTCGAGGCGAATGCAAGGAAACTTTGCCTGAATCATATCAGTTCACGATATGAACGCCAGGATTGGGAACAGCTTGTTAAAGAATCACAGACCATTTTCCCCAATACGGTTATTGCTGAGGACTTTAAAGAAATTCATATCCCGCTTGATGAAGGAGAGGCGAATTAA
- the gndA gene encoding NADP-dependent phosphogluconate dehydrogenase: MTKSQFGVIGLAVMGKNLAMNIESRGYSVSVFNRSREKTDEMLKEVEGRNFKGTYTIEEFVDSLEKPRKIMLMVKAGGPTDATIEQLKPLLDKGDILIDGGNTFFVDTQRRNKELSELGIHFIGTGVSGGEEGALKGPSIMPGGQKEAYELVAPIFQDIAAKVNGEACTTYIGPDGAGHYVKMVHNGIEYGDMQLISESYFLLKNVLGLTAEELHKVFAEWNKGELDSYLIEITADIFTKKDEETGKPLVDVILDTAGQKGTGKWTSQSALDLGVPLPIITESVFARFISAMKEERVNASKVLRGPAAQDFTGDKKAFIESVRKALYMSKICSYAQGFAQMRAASEEYGWDLKYGDIAMIFRGGCIIRAQFLQKIKEAYDRKPGLKNLLLDPYFKEIVESYQDAAREIISVAVKNGIPVPCFAAALSYYDSYRTETLPANLLQAQRDYFGAHTYQRTDKEGIFHTNWME, encoded by the coding sequence ATGACGAAATCACAGTTTGGTGTTATCGGCTTAGCCGTCATGGGCAAAAATCTTGCCATGAATATCGAAAGCAGAGGGTACTCAGTGTCTGTTTTTAACCGGTCACGTGAAAAAACGGATGAGATGCTTAAGGAAGTGGAAGGAAGAAACTTTAAAGGTACATATACAATTGAAGAGTTTGTTGATTCTCTGGAAAAACCCCGCAAAATCATGCTTATGGTGAAAGCAGGCGGTCCGACAGATGCGACAATTGAGCAGTTAAAGCCTCTGCTGGATAAAGGGGATATTCTGATAGATGGAGGAAATACCTTCTTTGTGGATACGCAGCGCCGCAATAAGGAATTAAGCGAGCTGGGCATCCATTTCATCGGTACGGGTGTTTCCGGCGGTGAAGAGGGCGCTTTGAAGGGACCTTCCATTATGCCTGGCGGCCAAAAAGAAGCCTACGAGCTGGTTGCCCCGATTTTTCAAGATATTGCAGCAAAGGTTAATGGCGAAGCATGCACCACATATATTGGTCCGGATGGGGCGGGGCATTATGTGAAAATGGTCCATAACGGCATTGAATACGGCGATATGCAGCTGATTTCCGAATCTTATTTTCTTTTGAAAAACGTGCTTGGTTTGACTGCTGAAGAGCTCCATAAAGTATTCGCAGAATGGAATAAAGGCGAACTTGACAGCTATCTGATTGAAATTACGGCTGATATTTTCACGAAAAAAGATGAGGAAACCGGAAAGCCGCTGGTAGATGTCATCCTTGATACAGCAGGCCAAAAGGGAACCGGCAAATGGACAAGCCAAAGTGCGCTTGACCTCGGTGTACCGCTTCCAATCATTACTGAATCCGTTTTTGCCCGATTCATTTCTGCCATGAAAGAAGAACGTGTGAATGCAAGCAAAGTTCTTCGCGGGCCAGCTGCACAGGACTTCACAGGCGATAAAAAAGCATTTATCGAGAGTGTCCGCAAAGCCCTTTACATGAGTAAAATCTGTTCATATGCACAAGGCTTTGCTCAAATGAGAGCAGCTTCCGAAGAATATGGATGGGATCTGAAATATGGTGATATTGCGATGATTTTCCGCGGCGGCTGCATTATCCGTGCGCAATTCCTGCAGAAAATCAAGGAAGCATATGACCGTAAGCCAGGCTTGAAGAATCTCCTTCTTGATCCGTATTTCAAGGAAATCGTGGAAAGCTATCAGGATGCTGCCCGTGAAATCATCAGCGTGGCTGTAAAGAACGGCATTCCTGTACCATGTTTTGCGGCTGCTTTGTCCTATTATGACAGCTACCGCACAGAAACATTGCCTGCAAACCTTCTTCAGGCACAGCGTGACTACTTTGGTGCACATACCTATCAGCGTACAGACAAAGAAGGCATTTTTCATACAAACTGGATGGAATAA